The Streptomyces sp. HUAS CB01 genome has a segment encoding these proteins:
- a CDS encoding Lrp/AsnC family transcriptional regulator produces the protein MAVDELDTRILRLMIEQPRTSVREYARILGIARGTLQARIDRLERDGVITGTGPVLSPAALGHPVLAFVHIEVTQGHLDEVGDALAEVPEIVEAFSITGGGDLLTRVVARDNGHLEDVIQRLINLPGVVRTRTEMALRERVPHRMLPLVESVGGSTRAAR, from the coding sequence ATGGCGGTGGACGAGCTCGACACCCGCATCCTGCGGCTGATGATCGAGCAGCCGCGCACGAGCGTGCGGGAGTACGCGCGCATCCTCGGCATCGCCCGCGGCACCCTCCAGGCCAGGATCGACCGGCTGGAACGCGACGGTGTGATCACGGGCACGGGTCCGGTGCTGTCCCCCGCCGCACTCGGTCATCCGGTGCTGGCCTTCGTCCACATCGAGGTCACCCAGGGACATCTGGACGAGGTGGGGGACGCGCTGGCGGAGGTGCCGGAGATCGTCGAGGCGTTCTCCATCACGGGCGGCGGAGACCTGCTGACCAGGGTGGTTGCCCGGGACAACGGCCATCTGGAGGATGTGATCCAGCGGCTGATCAATCTGCCGGGCGTCGTCCGCACACGGACGGAGATGGCGCTGCGGGAACGCGTGCCGCACCGGATGCTGCCGCTGGTGGAGTCGGTCGGCGGGAGCACCCGCGCGGCGCGCTGA
- a CDS encoding HAD family hydrolase gives MNLAHTSVIFDLDGTLVDSEPNYYEAGRRVLASYGVTDFTWEHHSRFIGIGTRETLERLSEEYGLGAPIEDLLAGKNRAYLELARAGTEVYPEMRKFVELLDAAGVPMAVASGSSRAAIEAVLAGTGLDAFLTTLVSAEDVAHGKPRPDVFLEAARRLGTDPAHCVVVEDAPPGAAAAHAAGMRCIAVPYVPETATDEAFRTAGLIFPGGQAEFTAQAAYDWIGRSARAL, from the coding sequence ATGAACCTTGCGCATACTTCGGTCATTTTCGATCTCGACGGAACGCTGGTGGACAGCGAGCCGAACTACTACGAAGCAGGCCGACGTGTTCTCGCCAGTTACGGCGTCACGGACTTCACCTGGGAGCACCACAGCCGCTTCATCGGGATCGGCACCCGCGAGACGCTGGAGCGGCTGAGCGAGGAGTACGGGCTCGGGGCGCCCATCGAGGACCTGCTGGCCGGGAAGAACCGCGCCTATCTGGAGCTCGCCCGTGCCGGGACCGAGGTCTACCCGGAGATGCGGAAGTTCGTCGAGTTGCTCGACGCGGCTGGCGTGCCGATGGCGGTGGCGTCCGGTTCCTCCCGCGCGGCGATCGAGGCGGTGCTCGCCGGCACCGGCCTCGACGCGTTCCTCACCACGCTCGTCTCCGCCGAGGATGTCGCGCACGGCAAGCCGCGCCCGGACGTCTTCCTGGAGGCCGCGCGCCGGCTGGGCACGGACCCGGCCCACTGCGTGGTGGTGGAGGACGCCCCGCCCGGGGCGGCGGCGGCCCACGCCGCGGGCATGCGCTGCATCGCGGTCCCCTATGTGCCGGAGACCGCCACGGACGAGGCGTTCCGCACGGCCGGGCTGATCTTCCCGGGCGGCCAGGCGGAGTTCACGGCACAGGCGGCGTACGACTGGATCGGCCGGTCGGCCCGGGCCCTCTGA